A stretch of Eleutherodactylus coqui strain aEleCoq1 chromosome 2, aEleCoq1.hap1, whole genome shotgun sequence DNA encodes these proteins:
- the TDG gene encoding G/T mismatch-specific thymine DNA glycosylase has product MEAQDPGSYYNFQQAQAFYAYPFNQAMNGPLSMELGNEQRTLHTLTGVPAHELQAFSGMPANEPQVLHTLTGVPANEPIDMQMSMGAPDIAQGNLQEEPPTGKRKRGKAPAEPKPKKSAAKTPKPPKPPKAPKAPKAPKSSGKQEKITDAFKVKRKVDRFNGVSEAELLTKTLPDILTFNLDIVIIGINPGLMAAYKGHHYPGPGNHFWKCLFLSGLSDQQLNHLDDHALPEKYGIGFTNMVERTTPGSKDLSSKEFREGGRILLQKLQKYKPRIAAFNGKCIYEIFSKEIFGVKIKKFEFGMQPHRVPETETVCYVMPSSSARCAQFPRAQDKVHHYIKLKDLRDQLKGVECPREIQEVQYSFDLQLAQEDAKRQAIKEEKFDPGYDTAAFGNAAEETPNAEGGTGNLPNPAALCTSEEAAHSQNGQWMPQPFIEQMSTYNHSEDQQQENGSV; this is encoded by the exons ATGGAGGCGCAGGATCCCGGCAG ttactacaacttccagcaagcCCAGGCGTTCTATGCCTATCCCTTCAATCAAGCGATGAATGGTCCATTAAGTATGGAATTAGGCAATGAACAAAGGACCCTACACACTCTTACTGGAGTCCCAGCCCATGAGCTTCAGGCATTTTCTGGTATGCCAGCCAATGAGCCACAAGTTCTGCACACCTTGACAGGTGTGCCAGCCAACGAGCCCATCgatatgcaaatgtcaatgggggcTCCAGACATTGCTCAGGGAAATCTGCAAG AAGAGCCTCCTActggaaagagaaagagaggCAAAGCTCCTGCTGAACCCAAACCAAAAAAGTCAGCTGCAAAGACCCCGAAACCCCCCAAACCACCTAAAGCTCCCAaagcccctaaggctcctaagtCCTCAGGGAAGCAAGAAAAGATCACAGATGCTTTCAAAGTGAAGAGGAAAGTGGATCGATTTAATGGGGTGTCTGAAGCTGAGCTCTTAACGAAAACCTTGCCAGATATCCTAACGTTTAACTTGGACATAGTCATT ATCGGAATCAACCCAGGTCTTATGGCAGCATACAAAGGCCATCACTACCCAGGCCCTGGAAACCACTTCT GGAAGTGCCTTTTCTTGTCAGGGCTTAGTGATCAGCAACTGAACCACTTAGATGACCATGCTCTTCCTGAGAAATACGGCATTGGCTTCACAAACATGGTGGAGAGAACTACGCCAGGGAGCAAGGACCTGTCTAG TAAGGAGTTCCGTGAAGGAGGAAGAATCTTGTTACAAAAGCTGCAGAAATACAAGCCACGTATAGCTGCTTTTAATGGAAAAT GTATATATGAAATTTTTAGCAAAGAAATTTTTGGTGTGAAGATTAAAAAATTTGAATTTGGAATGCAGCCGCACAGAGTCCCCGAGACGGAAACA GTTTGCTATGTCATGCCTTCATCCAGCGCTCGGTGTGCACAGTTTCCTCGCGCTCAAGACAAGGTTCATCACTACATCAAATTAAAAGATTTGAGAGACCAACTGAAGGGTGTCGAGTGTCCCCGGGAAATTCAGGAGGTGCAATACAGTTTCGACCTGCAATTGGCACAAG AGGATGCTAAGAGACAAGCTATAAAGGAGGAGAAGTTTGATCCTGGATATGATACTGCAGCCTTTGGGAATGCGGCTGAAGAGACCCCTAATGCAGAGGGTGGAACCGGTAACCTGCCAAACCCTGCAG CCCTGTGTACCTCCGAGGAGGCTGCACATTCTCAGAATGGACAATGGATGCCTCAGCCCTTTATTGAACAGATGTCTACATATAATCATAGTGAAGATCAGCAGCAAGAAAATGGCAGCGTTTGA